A window from Bacteroidota bacterium encodes these proteins:
- a CDS encoding Gfo/Idh/MocA family oxidoreductase produces MKKKRHINRREFVRTTAAASLAFTIIPRNVLGGKGFVAPSDKINLAYIGCGTQGLAEMCELITDPSIQIVSICDPNKFSTDYIDWNATRIKGAIGKLLGNPDWGKNFNGIPGGLAIGKEVVDAYYSKAADRNFKGCSMYTDFRELLEKQKDFDAVKIMTPDHLHGYISVASMKKGKHVVIHKPLANRMYEAKLVMNTAKQTGMSTHLLAWSKRSGNTLVKQWIDEGRIGTLKEIHNWSNRPVWPQWIANPKETPPVPQDFNWDLWLGLVPDRPYHPNYTHNVFRGWYDFGGGAIADMGHYSLWPMFLQLGINTAPLSAEAYGTTTRIVESGISKPYNNDVAFPVSCIVRFKFSKQETLPAFDLYWYDGGMKPNAPDELEGKPLEAEGMMFVGDKGKIIAGFRTENPRLIPDGKMKTYMEGKEPYKEEIENGGPHWINAFKNKTESPGSFLNAGAVTETILLGAVALRARKKVDYDSAAMKITNDEAANKFFYREYRPGWEM; encoded by the coding sequence ATGAAAAAGAAAAGACACATCAACCGCCGTGAGTTTGTAAGAACAACGGCTGCTGCTTCATTAGCTTTCACAATTATTCCCAGAAATGTTTTAGGTGGCAAAGGATTTGTTGCGCCCAGTGATAAGATCAATCTTGCCTATATCGGCTGCGGTACACAAGGGCTTGCCGAAATGTGTGAGCTGATAACTGACCCTTCCATTCAAATTGTTTCTATTTGCGATCCGAATAAGTTCAGTACAGATTATATTGACTGGAATGCAACCCGTATAAAAGGAGCAATCGGAAAACTATTGGGTAATCCCGACTGGGGCAAAAATTTTAACGGCATACCTGGGGGCCTCGCTATTGGTAAAGAAGTAGTGGATGCTTATTATTCAAAAGCTGCTGATCGTAATTTCAAAGGCTGTTCAATGTATACTGATTTTCGTGAGCTCCTGGAAAAGCAAAAAGATTTTGATGCAGTAAAAATTATGACGCCGGATCATTTGCACGGATATATATCTGTTGCTTCCATGAAAAAAGGAAAGCATGTAGTGATACATAAACCACTCGCCAACCGGATGTATGAAGCAAAACTCGTAATGAATACTGCAAAACAGACAGGGATGAGTACACATTTGCTGGCATGGAGTAAACGAAGTGGCAATACGTTAGTGAAACAATGGATCGATGAGGGAAGAATTGGAACATTAAAAGAAATTCATAACTGGAGTAATCGTCCCGTTTGGCCGCAATGGATAGCAAATCCAAAAGAAACACCACCGGTACCCCAGGATTTTAATTGGGATCTCTGGTTAGGTCTCGTACCTGATCGACCCTATCATCCTAATTATACGCATAATGTTTTCCGTGGATGGTACGATTTCGGTGGTGGCGCAATCGCTGATATGGGCCACTATAGTTTATGGCCAATGTTTCTTCAACTTGGAATAAACACTGCTCCGCTTTCGGCAGAAGCATATGGCACTACAACAAGAATTGTTGAAAGCGGTATCAGCAAACCATATAATAATGATGTGGCATTTCCTGTTTCCTGCATCGTTCGGTTTAAATTTTCAAAGCAGGAAACATTACCTGCATTTGATCTTTACTGGTATGATGGTGGTATGAAACCTAATGCACCGGATGAACTGGAAGGAAAACCATTGGAGGCTGAGGGAATGATGTTCGTTGGAGATAAAGGAAAAATCATTGCTGGATTCCGTACAGAAAATCCAAGATTGATTCCTGATGGTAAAATGAAAACCTATATGGAAGGCAAAGAGCCTTACAAAGAAGAAATAGAAAACGGCGGACCCCATTGGATAAATGCGTTTAAAAATAAAACAGAATCACCCGGAAGTTTTTTAAATGCAGGTGCAGTAACAGAAACGATCTTACTCGGTGCTGTTGCTTTAAGAGCAAGAAAAAAAGTAGACTATGATTCAGCAGCGATGAAAATAACGAATGATGAAGCTGCGAATAAATTCTTTTATCGTGAATACAGACCCGGGTGGGAGATGTAA
- a CDS encoding carboxypeptidase regulatory-like domain-containing protein, which translates to MNRIQHLNKLIIVFLFAALIAGIGCQQEIKEVPGSTPNPNPGTETPVNDNEMVTASVLGVVVNENNIPVQGAIVKSGTNTTTTDVHGIFRFSNISLSKANGKVKVEQNGYFTAYRTFVTTAGRTHNVRIQLLPKTNTGNFAAPAGGTINLPGGAKLVVPVAAVTDAGGAAYNGTVNVAMTWIDPTAANLGSIVMGDLRGITTSGVERGLTTYGMLGVELTGGGGQPLKIASGKTAELTFPIPAALGSSAPATIDLWHFDEATARWKQEGTATKTGSNYIANVSHFSFWNCDAQFPLIDLCMTLVKGPENGPLSNAPVRIKRTVNNSYGYGRTDSAGRLCGKVPKNESLVLEVLDQCNIVAYSQNIGPFASNTDLGTIVVTLPTVNTLTITGNAVNCSGGNVTSGVAFAYLGGGNVYSAAISNGQFVINIVRCNNSGTLNLSVQAIDYATLQQSNPVLVTGTTGTVNAGTLQACGASAVEFVDVMVDGTPTVYTAPPDSITAHAQGGTRGVNAMKIITPGTVSYVSFTYTDITSPGTTPLLTCFVQGPNSTQQIITTPSPVVNITAVGPVMTGFIEGNFSIQMTIGGTPRTVSCNFRVRRF; encoded by the coding sequence ATGAATCGTATACAGCATTTAAACAAACTTATTATTGTTTTTCTCTTTGCAGCATTAATTGCCGGCATCGGTTGTCAACAGGAAATTAAAGAGGTGCCGGGTTCCACCCCGAATCCAAACCCCGGTACTGAAACCCCGGTGAATGATAATGAAATGGTAACTGCGTCCGTATTGGGTGTGGTAGTAAATGAAAATAATATCCCTGTACAGGGTGCAATAGTTAAAAGCGGAACAAATACAACCACAACTGACGTGCATGGTATCTTCCGGTTCAGCAATATCAGTTTATCCAAAGCAAACGGAAAAGTAAAGGTGGAGCAGAATGGATACTTTACTGCTTACCGCACATTCGTAACAACAGCAGGACGTACACATAATGTACGCATCCAGCTATTGCCAAAAACAAATACAGGAAATTTTGCAGCACCCGCAGGAGGAACAATTAATTTACCCGGTGGCGCAAAACTAGTTGTGCCTGTGGCGGCGGTTACAGATGCAGGGGGCGCTGCTTATAATGGTACAGTGAATGTTGCCATGACATGGATCGATCCCACTGCTGCAAACCTCGGTTCAATCGTAATGGGTGATTTGAGAGGTATAACAACCAGTGGCGTCGAAAGAGGTTTGACTACATATGGTATGCTTGGTGTTGAACTTACAGGCGGCGGCGGTCAACCTTTAAAAATTGCAAGTGGCAAAACCGCTGAGCTAACATTTCCTATTCCTGCTGCATTAGGTTCATCTGCACCTGCTACAATTGATCTCTGGCATTTTGATGAAGCTACAGCAAGATGGAAACAGGAAGGCACAGCAACAAAAACCGGAAGTAATTATATCGCCAACGTTTCTCATTTTTCCTTCTGGAACTGCGATGCACAGTTTCCATTAATTGATTTGTGCATGACACTGGTAAAAGGACCTGAGAATGGGCCGCTTAGTAATGCACCGGTGAGAATTAAAAGAACAGTAAATAATTCCTATGGTTATGGCCGAACAGATTCTGCAGGCAGGCTTTGTGGTAAAGTGCCAAAAAATGAATCGCTGGTGCTTGAAGTATTGGATCAATGCAACATAGTGGCTTACTCTCAAAATATCGGACCATTTGCTTCTAATACTGATTTAGGAACTATTGTGGTTACGCTGCCAACTGTAAATACATTGACCATTACCGGTAATGCAGTTAATTGTTCAGGCGGTAATGTAACAAGTGGAGTTGCTTTCGCTTATTTGGGGGGAGGCAATGTTTATTCGGCTGCTATCAGTAATGGCCAGTTTGTTATAAATATTGTCAGGTGTAATAATTCGGGTACGCTGAACCTGAGTGTGCAGGCAATTGATTATGCTACGTTGCAACAAAGCAATCCTGTTTTAGTTACTGGCACAACAGGCACTGTGAATGCAGGTACATTACAGGCATGCGGTGCATCAGCAGTTGAGTTTGTAGATGTAATGGTAGATGGAACACCTACTGTTTATACAGCACCGCCAGATAGTATCACGGCGCATGCACAAGGTGGAACAAGAGGTGTTAATGCCATGAAAATAATAACACCGGGCACTGTCAGCTATGTAAGTTTTACTTATACAGATATTACATCACCGGGTACTACGCCATTATTAACTTGCTTTGTGCAAGGGCCTAACTCAACACAACAAATTATAACAACACCATCACCGGTTGTAAACATAACAGCTGTAGGGCCGGTGATGACAGGATTTATAGAAGGTAATTTTAGTATCCAGATGACAATAGGAGGTACTCCACGAACGGTATCCTGTAATTTCAGGGTTCGACGATTCTAA
- a CDS encoding asparaginase, producing the protein MSIRVFITGGTFDKEYNELDGKLFFQDTHLPEMLKLGRCNLDVELRTLMMIDSLEMGVDERELIVFQCNRSDEDKIVITHGTDTMTETAKVLAEKVKDKTVVLTGAMIPYKFGSSDGLFNLGSALAFVQTLPHGIYIAMNGKIFNWDNVRKNKQTGQFEELD; encoded by the coding sequence ATGTCAATCCGGGTCTTCATCACAGGCGGCACTTTCGATAAGGAATACAATGAACTGGACGGAAAATTATTTTTCCAGGATACCCATTTACCCGAAATGCTGAAACTGGGCCGCTGCAACCTGGATGTGGAATTGAGAACACTTATGATGATCGACAGTCTTGAGATGGGTGTGGATGAAAGAGAATTGATCGTATTCCAATGCAACCGTTCGGATGAAGATAAAATTGTTATCACTCACGGTACAGATACCATGACAGAAACCGCCAAAGTGCTGGCTGAAAAAGTAAAAGATAAAACGGTTGTTCTCACCGGCGCCATGATACCTTATAAATTTGGCAGCTCTGATGGTTTATTTAATCTTGGCAGTGCTTTGGCTTTTGTACAAACATTACCGCACGGTATTTATATAGCAATGAATGGAAAAATCTTTAACTGGGATAATGTCCGCAAGAATAAACAAACCGGGCAGTTTGAAGAGTTGGATTAA
- a CDS encoding dienelactone hydrolase family protein, which translates to MDQNIINLYDEYIHSPSISRGDFLKKLIMLTGSAAIAQTVLSQIENNYTVAGNTPDDDLFTEKVSFAGVPGNMSAYVARPKEEKKYAAVIVIHENRGLNAHIEDVARRAAKAGYLAIAPNALSALGDLPATEEEARTKFAELKAENNLQNFINAYNYLATRKDYNGKAGCVGFCWGGGMANSLAVNLPDLKAAVAFYGRQPAAEEVSKIKAAVQLHYGSLDTRVNEGIPAYEEALKKNKITYELYMYEGVNHAFHNDTSPGRYNEAAAKLAWQRSIEFFGKYVK; encoded by the coding sequence ATGGACCAGAATATTATCAATCTCTATGATGAGTATATTCATTCGCCTTCTATTTCAAGAGGTGATTTTCTGAAAAAGCTTATTATGCTCACCGGCAGTGCTGCCATTGCCCAAACAGTATTATCGCAAATTGAAAATAATTATACTGTTGCCGGCAACACTCCTGATGATGACTTGTTTACTGAAAAAGTCTCATTTGCCGGTGTACCCGGAAATATGTCGGCCTATGTAGCAAGACCGAAAGAAGAAAAGAAATACGCCGCCGTGATAGTGATCCATGAAAACCGCGGATTAAATGCTCATATTGAAGATGTGGCACGCCGTGCAGCCAAAGCCGGTTATTTGGCAATTGCGCCAAACGCTTTATCGGCCCTGGGTGATCTGCCTGCAACCGAAGAAGAAGCAAGAACAAAATTCGCGGAGCTGAAAGCAGAAAATAATTTGCAGAACTTCATCAATGCCTATAACTATTTAGCCACACGAAAAGATTATAATGGCAAAGCCGGTTGTGTTGGTTTCTGCTGGGGCGGCGGAATGGCAAACAGCCTTGCTGTGAATTTGCCCGACCTGAAAGCAGCTGTTGCATTCTATGGCCGCCAGCCTGCTGCTGAAGAAGTAAGCAAAATAAAAGCTGCTGTGCAGTTGCATTATGGCAGTCTTGATACAAGAGTAAACGAAGGCATACCGGCTTATGAAGAAGCATTAAAGAAAAATAAAATCACCTATGAACTGTATATGTATGAAGGTGTGAACCATGCTTTTCATAATGATACATCACCCGGCAGATATAATGAAGCAGCCGCTAAACTTGCATGGCAACGTAGTATTGAATTTTTTGGAAAATATGTAAAGTGA
- a CDS encoding ABC-F family ATP-binding cassette domain-containing protein, whose product MHYVSAEGLTKSYGIQPLFENISFHIEEGDKIAIVARNGYGKSTLLKILSGFETADEGKLWVHKDVTVALFEQEPTFEEDKTILENIFYHNHPIINAIAEYELACDEDNMERMSAAIIKMDELGAWDFDSKVKQILGKLNIHHLQQTAKTLSGGQRKRVALAKTLIDIGFEHKHVLLIMDEPTNHLDVEMVEWLEHYLNQENVTLLLVTHDRYFLDAICEEIWELDRNEFFVYRGDYENYLEKKAARTESDAASIDKAKNTYRKELEWMRKQPKARTTKSKSRQDNFYQIEKKAKQQIDDSQVELQMKMNRLGGKVVEMKKINKSYDEKIILKGFDYTFKKGERIGVVGKNGVGKSTFINIILGTEKADSGKLNIGDTVIFGSFSQKGLEIKEDMRVIEYVKDIAEHFPLASGGSLSAAQFLQLFLFDPDKQYTYLSRLSGGEKKRLQLLATLFRNPNFLILDEPTNDLDLPTLGVLENFLSEYPGCLLIVSHDRYFMDRLVDHLFVFEGDGIVKDFPGNYTQYRQSTVNGPQTTETDLQREKDITELKHSAVVSGLSSVVKKRQFSYKEKREFEQLEKEIPALNKEKELLTEQLNNGSLPFEKLTETSLRINEITALLDAKELRWLELSELAG is encoded by the coding sequence ATGCACTATGTTTCTGCCGAAGGATTGACAAAGAGTTACGGCATTCAGCCCCTGTTTGAGAATATTTCATTCCATATTGAAGAAGGAGATAAGATCGCCATTGTAGCAAGAAATGGCTATGGCAAATCCACTTTATTAAAAATTCTTTCAGGTTTTGAAACCGCTGATGAAGGAAAATTATGGGTACATAAAGATGTAACTGTTGCTTTGTTCGAACAGGAACCAACATTTGAAGAAGATAAAACGATCCTTGAAAATATCTTTTATCATAATCATCCGATCATTAACGCCATTGCAGAATATGAACTGGCCTGTGATGAAGATAATATGGAAAGGATGAGTGCCGCCATCATTAAAATGGATGAACTCGGAGCCTGGGATTTTGATTCTAAAGTGAAACAGATCCTTGGCAAACTTAATATTCATCATTTACAGCAAACAGCAAAGACCCTAAGCGGTGGCCAGCGAAAAAGAGTGGCGCTGGCAAAAACATTAATTGATATCGGTTTTGAACATAAACATGTTTTACTTATTATGGATGAACCGACCAACCACCTTGACGTAGAAATGGTGGAATGGCTGGAACATTATCTCAACCAGGAAAATGTAACGCTGCTACTGGTAACACACGACCGGTATTTTTTAGATGCGATCTGCGAAGAGATATGGGAACTTGACAGGAATGAGTTTTTTGTTTACCGGGGTGATTACGAAAATTATTTAGAAAAGAAAGCTGCACGAACAGAAAGTGATGCTGCCAGTATTGATAAAGCTAAAAACACTTACCGCAAAGAACTGGAGTGGATGCGCAAGCAACCTAAAGCAAGAACAACAAAAAGTAAAAGCCGCCAGGATAATTTTTATCAAATAGAAAAGAAAGCAAAGCAACAGATAGATGACTCACAGGTTGAGCTACAAATGAAGATGAACCGGCTCGGGGGAAAAGTGGTAGAGATGAAAAAGATCAACAAAAGTTATGATGAGAAAATTATCCTGAAAGGTTTTGATTATACATTCAAAAAAGGTGAACGTATTGGTGTAGTTGGAAAAAATGGTGTTGGCAAATCAACTTTTATTAATATTATTCTCGGAACAGAAAAAGCTGACAGTGGCAAACTGAATATTGGTGACACAGTGATATTTGGCAGCTTTTCTCAAAAGGGGCTGGAAATAAAGGAAGACATGAGAGTGATCGAGTATGTAAAAGATATTGCTGAACATTTTCCTCTGGCTAGCGGTGGTTCATTAAGCGCTGCACAGTTTCTCCAGCTCTTTCTTTTTGATCCGGATAAACAATACACTTATCTCAGCAGGTTAAGTGGTGGCGAAAAGAAAAGATTACAATTGCTTGCAACTTTATTTCGCAATCCAAATTTTTTGATACTTGATGAACCTACTAATGATTTAGATCTTCCTACGTTGGGTGTACTTGAAAATTTCTTAAGCGAATATCCAGGCTGTTTACTCATTGTATCGCATGACCGTTATTTTATGGACAGGCTGGTCGATCATCTTTTTGTTTTCGAAGGTGATGGTATAGTGAAAGATTTTCCGGGAAACTATACGCAGTATAGACAGTCAACAGTCAACGGTCCACAGACCACAGAAACAGATTTGCAAAGGGAAAAAGATATTACTGAATTAAAACACTCGGCTGTGGTCAGTGGTCTGTCGTCTGTGGTCAAAAAGCGACAATTTTCCTATAAAGAAAAACGTGAATTTGAACAATTAGAAAAAGAAATACCAGCTCTGAATAAGGAAAAAGAATTGCTCACCGAACAACTCAATAATGGTAGTCTACCTTTTGAAAAGTTAACCGAAACCTCATTAAGAATTAATGAGATAACGGCATTGCTGGATGCAAAAGAACTACGTTGGCTGGAGCTTAGTGAGCTGGCTGGTTAG
- a CDS encoding threonylcarbamoyl-AMP synthase, whose protein sequence is MQTITGTDIIKAASLLKQGELVAVPTETVYGLAANALDEEAVLKIYHAKNRPRFNPLILHVASFEKLKQYAEEIPADCIKLAEKFSPGPITFLLKKKDSVPDLVTAGSKKVAIRIPNHSMLTELLKQIDFPLAAPSANPSGYVSPVTAQHVLEGLNEKIPYILDGGECTVGLESTIVGFEDGQTIIYRLGGISKEAIEEVLGKIVGLLLSHTAPDTPGQLKSHYATSTPLYFGNVEELISRFSDKEFVVISLNKQFSNLTPAFQFQLSSSGDLDEAARNLFSVLRKADEMKTDLIIADKMPDKELGAAINDRLQRAQHENKIDQP, encoded by the coding sequence ATGCAAACAATAACCGGAACCGATATTATAAAAGCCGCATCATTATTGAAACAGGGTGAATTGGTAGCTGTACCGACTGAAACTGTTTATGGTCTTGCTGCCAATGCATTAGATGAAGAAGCTGTATTGAAAATTTATCATGCAAAAAATCGTCCCCGTTTTAACCCATTGATACTCCATGTTGCAAGTTTTGAAAAACTAAAACAGTATGCTGAGGAAATTCCGGCTGATTGTATAAAACTTGCTGAAAAATTTTCCCCGGGGCCGATTACGTTCTTATTAAAGAAAAAAGATTCAGTACCTGACCTGGTAACAGCCGGAAGCAAAAAAGTAGCGATCCGAATCCCCAATCATTCGATGCTTACAGAGTTATTAAAACAAATTGATTTTCCATTGGCAGCACCCAGCGCCAATCCTTCTGGGTATGTAAGCCCGGTAACAGCACAACATGTGCTTGAAGGATTGAATGAAAAGATCCCCTACATACTCGATGGCGGTGAATGTACAGTTGGTCTTGAATCAACCATTGTTGGTTTTGAGGATGGGCAAACAATTATTTACCGGCTCGGAGGTATTTCGAAAGAAGCGATTGAAGAAGTGTTGGGAAAAATTGTTGGGTTACTGTTATCACATACTGCACCGGATACACCCGGCCAGTTAAAAAGTCATTATGCTACATCAACTCCATTATATTTTGGAAATGTTGAAGAATTGATAAGCCGGTTTTCCGATAAAGAATTTGTAGTTATTAGTTTGAATAAACAATTCTCAAACCTCACACCTGCATTTCAGTTTCAGTTATCCTCATCAGGAGATCTTGATGAAGCAGCCCGCAATCTTTTTTCTGTATTAAGAAAGGCAGATGAGATGAAAACCGATTTGATCATTGCTGATAAAATGCCGGATAAAGAATTAGGCGCTGCTATTAATGACCGGTTGCAGAGAGCACAGCATGAAAATAAAATCGATCAGCCATAA
- a CDS encoding DUF4399 domain-containing protein yields the protein MKIKIFLSAMVLSAMIACNNNDSTAEGGEKMDTADHDHQHVAPTSAVADTEIPPAGAKVFFKNLKAGQTIATTYKMEMGVEGMKVDTAGPLVSGSGHHHLMIDGPDSLARGTVVKKDSVNVHFGKGQTEYELKLSPGKHKLTLQFADGLHRAYGGQMAATVEVNVKK from the coding sequence ATGAAAATCAAAATTTTTCTTTCAGCAATGGTTTTATCAGCTATGATAGCCTGTAATAATAATGATTCAACTGCCGAAGGCGGTGAAAAAATGGATACAGCAGACCACGATCATCAGCATGTTGCTCCTACATCCGCAGTGGCAGATACAGAAATACCACCTGCAGGTGCAAAAGTGTTTTTTAAAAATCTGAAAGCCGGACAAACAATTGCTACAACCTATAAAATGGAAATGGGAGTGGAGGGAATGAAGGTCGATACAGCCGGTCCACTGGTTTCGGGTTCAGGTCATCATCACCTGATGATCGACGGGCCTGATTCATTGGCAAGAGGAACAGTTGTGAAAAAAGATTCAGTGAATGTTCATTTTGGAAAAGGACAAACAGAGTATGAATTGAAACTATCTCCCGGTAAGCATAAGCTTACTTTGCAGTTTGCAGATGGTTTGCATCGTGCATATGGCGGACAAATGGCTGCAACTGTGGAAGTGAATGTGAAGAAGTAA
- a CDS encoding sugar phosphate isomerase/epimerase, producing the protein MDRRNFLETSLTIGAGGLVAPSLLNQPDMTNNSTEFKDDISIAQWALVEEIRAGKWKNLDFPRIAREDFGVNGIEFVNTLFEVPTEDYLKKLKQNAKDHGVTMVLIMCDQEGDGCSDTKEGQKQFVINHRKWVDIAHYLGCHAIRTNCRGPQNADKKEALKWSTDAYNQLLEYAKPANISIVIENHGGVSNDADWMVDLVKKIKNPSFGTYPDWRKPSPEFDNYEYLRKTLPYAKGMSYRNQPTDDLTIKMIELSKKGGYKGWYGIESTGREEIKKGVEMLKKYLLNQ; encoded by the coding sequence ATGGATAGAAGAAATTTTTTAGAAACATCGTTAACGATTGGTGCCGGTGGTTTAGTTGCACCTTCATTATTAAATCAGCCTGATATGACAAACAATTCAACAGAATTCAAAGATGATATATCCATTGCACAATGGGCATTAGTGGAAGAAATAAGAGCCGGCAAATGGAAGAACCTTGATTTCCCCCGTATTGCCCGTGAAGATTTTGGTGTGAATGGGATTGAATTTGTAAATACTTTATTTGAAGTGCCTACAGAAGATTACCTGAAGAAATTAAAGCAGAATGCAAAGGATCATGGAGTAACAATGGTACTTATTATGTGTGACCAGGAAGGTGATGGATGTTCAGATACTAAGGAAGGACAAAAACAATTTGTGATCAATCACCGCAAATGGGTTGATATTGCTCACTATCTCGGTTGCCATGCCATACGTACCAATTGCCGTGGTCCACAGAATGCTGATAAGAAAGAAGCATTGAAATGGTCGACAGATGCATATAACCAGTTACTGGAATATGCAAAACCTGCCAACATCAGCATTGTAATAGAAAATCATGGTGGTGTTTCTAATGATGCTGATTGGATGGTTGACCTGGTAAAGAAAATAAAGAATCCTTCTTTTGGTACTTATCCTGATTGGAGAAAACCATCTCCTGAGTTTGATAATTATGAGTATCTCAGGAAAACATTGCCTTATGCAAAAGGAATGTCGTATCGTAATCAACCAACTGATGACTTAACGATTAAGATGATCGAGTTGAGTAAAAAAGGAGGCTATAAAGGATGGTATGGTATTGAATCAACCGGAAGAGAAGAAATTAAAAAAGGAGTGGAGATGCTGAAGAAATACTTGTTGAATCAATAA